The Pseudomonas sp. FP2309 genomic sequence CCGTTGGCGCGACGTGCGTCGGCGGCCTTGGCCTGGCTCAAGGCCAGCTCTTCGGTGAGGCTGATGAAGCTGTTGACCTTGGGGTCGTGCTCGGCGATACGCGCCAGCAGGGTCTTGGTTAGCTCTTCGGAAGAAAACTTTTTGTCGGCGAGACCGCGGGCGATCTCGGCCAGAGTCATGTGATGCATGAAAGGCTCTTTCCCTTTAGTCGATGACTTTCGGAACCAGGTACAGGCCGTTTTCGACCGCTGGCGCGATGGACTGGTAGGCCTCGCGATTATTACGTTCGGTCACGACGTCTGCGCGCAGGCGCTGGCTGGCTTCCAACGGGTGAGCCAGAGGCTCGATGCCGTCGGTATTGACCGCCTGCATTTGGTCAACCAGCCCGAGAATGCTGTTCAGGGCTGCGGTGGTCTGTGGAAGATCGGCTTCATTCAGGCCAAGAGAGGCCAGATGAGCGATTTTTTCCACGTCGGAGCGTTCAAGCGCCATGGGAATCTCCAGTGGAAAACAGAACGGAGGCTGTCCGTGTGTTAGATTGTCGGAACACTACCGCATTTCTACGGTCTTACGGCCGCGATTGTGGGGTTAGGTGCACAGAAAGTCGGCCAATTTAGCACATTGGCGCCTT encodes the following:
- the gatC gene encoding Asp-tRNA(Asn)/Glu-tRNA(Gln) amidotransferase subunit GatC — protein: MALERSDVEKIAHLASLGLNEADLPQTTAALNSILGLVDQMQAVNTDGIEPLAHPLEASQRLRADVVTERNNREAYQSIAPAVENGLYLVPKVID